The following are encoded together in the Thermococcus sibiricus MM 739 genome:
- a CDS encoding PRC-barrel domain-containing protein, which produces MVMRLSKIYGKQIYNTAGYYIGYVDEVLIEIEAGESRILALGLPGEKVGIPYERVSAIGDIILIEAKRT; this is translated from the coding sequence ATGGTAATGAGGTTATCAAAGATTTATGGAAAGCAAATATACAACACTGCTGGATATTACATAGGTTACGTTGATGAAGTGCTTATCGAAATAGAAGCAGGAGAAAGTAGGATCTTGGCATTAGGACTGCCAGGAGAGAAAGTTGGAATTCCTTATGAAAGAGTATCTGCCATTGGGGACATAATATTAATAGAAGCAAAGAGAACCTAG
- a CDS encoding endonuclease V yields MNLKKIAEVQRKLSKRIVEKPQDISKIKTIAAVDVSYKGNKAKAAFVLCSFPSCEVLKTKTIETEVAFSYIPTYFFLRETRPILLLLKGEQFDLLIVEGHGKAHPRGYGLASHIGLLIGKPTIGIAKRPLPNSIGECVKIGKAYVSVGNLIDLNSAKEIVRIINEGDYPKPLKIADKFSKGAGDGGT; encoded by the coding sequence ATGAACCTTAAAAAAATTGCAGAGGTCCAGAGAAAGCTAAGTAAAAGAATCGTGGAGAAACCTCAGGATATTTCAAAAATTAAAACTATTGCTGCAGTTGATGTGTCATATAAGGGAAATAAAGCTAAAGCTGCATTTGTTCTCTGTTCCTTCCCTTCTTGTGAAGTTTTGAAAACAAAGACCATTGAAACAGAAGTCGCCTTCTCATATATTCCAACTTATTTTTTTCTAAGGGAAACTCGGCCGATTTTGTTATTGTTAAAAGGAGAGCAGTTCGATTTACTAATTGTGGAAGGACATGGAAAAGCCCATCCCCGCGGATATGGATTAGCTTCCCATATAGGCCTCCTAATTGGGAAACCAACCATTGGAATTGCAAAAAGGCCCCTTCCAAATTCGATAGGGGAATGTGTTAAAATTGGAAAAGCTTATGTAAGTGTTGGCAACTTAATTGACTTAAACTCTGCGAAAGAGATAGTGAGAATAATAAATGAAGGGGACTACCCAAAACCCTTAAAGATTGCAGATAAATTTTCCAAAGGTGCTGGAGATGGAGGAACTTAA
- a CDS encoding adenylate kinase family protein: MLIAVSGTPGVGKTTVAKLLAEKMGYDYVDLREFALKHRIGEIRGDELEIEFDKLAYYVKEKLKNRNTVLDGHLSHLMPVDQIIILRAHPKLIGERLKERGYTKEKISENVEAELVDVCLLEALDENEAIIEVDTTNKTPEEVVNEILSLLERGIKRKIGIVDWGKVYDDIIPYLNLGGDDEWV; encoded by the coding sequence ATGCTCATAGCCGTGAGTGGAACACCGGGAGTTGGAAAGACCACTGTGGCAAAACTCCTTGCAGAAAAAATGGGTTATGATTACGTTGATTTGAGAGAATTTGCTCTTAAGCATAGAATTGGCGAGATAAGAGGAGATGAGTTGGAGATCGAGTTCGATAAACTTGCATATTATGTGAAGGAAAAACTAAAAAATCGGAACACTGTATTAGACGGACACTTAAGCCATTTAATGCCAGTAGATCAGATTATCATACTCCGGGCACATCCCAAACTCATTGGAGAGCGGTTAAAAGAAAGAGGATACACCAAGGAGAAGATAAGTGAAAATGTGGAAGCTGAACTTGTTGATGTGTGCCTTTTAGAAGCCCTTGATGAGAATGAAGCTATTATAGAAGTGGACACTACTAACAAAACCCCCGAGGAAGTGGTTAATGAGATCTTGAGTTTACTGGAAAGAGGAATAAAAAGAAAAATAGGTATTGTGGACTGGGGTAAAGTTTATGATGATATAATCCCATATCTCAATCTTGGAGGTGATGATGAATGGGTCTAG
- a CDS encoding methionine adenosyltransferase, with amino-acid sequence MVKKNRNIIVEELVRTPIEMQKVELVERKGIGHPDSIADGIAEAVSRALSREYIRRYGIILHHNTDQVEVVGGRAYPRFGGGEVIKPIYILLSGRAVEFVDKEMFPVHEVAIRAAKNYLKKRVRHLDVDNHVIIDSRIGQGSVDLVGVFNKVKENPIPLSNDTSFGVGYAPLSETEKIVLETERLLNSEEFKKKWPAVGEDIKVMGLRKGEEIDLTIAAAIVDSEVQNPQEYMEVKEGIYNAIKELTSKYTNRDVNIYVNTADDPDKDIYYITVTGTSAEAGDDGSVGRGNRVNGLITPNRHMSMEAAGGKNPVSHVGKIYNILANLIARDIAEEVEGVQEVYVRILSQIGKPIDEPLVASIQAIPKPGYKVEQFERQTYEIADEWLANITKIQKMILEDKINVF; translated from the coding sequence ATGGTCAAAAAGAATAGAAACATCATTGTTGAAGAGCTTGTGAGGACTCCAATTGAAATGCAAAAGGTGGAGCTTGTAGAAAGAAAGGGAATAGGCCACCCGGATAGTATTGCCGATGGAATTGCTGAGGCTGTTAGTAGGGCCCTATCAAGGGAATATATAAGAAGATATGGAATTATTCTCCACCACAACACAGATCAAGTGGAAGTTGTTGGTGGAAGGGCCTATCCAAGATTTGGAGGCGGAGAGGTAATAAAGCCGATATATATCCTTCTATCGGGTAGAGCTGTGGAATTTGTTGATAAAGAAATGTTCCCTGTTCATGAAGTTGCTATTAGGGCTGCGAAGAACTACCTCAAGAAGAGAGTTAGACATTTGGACGTTGATAATCATGTAATAATCGATTCGAGGATTGGTCAGGGGAGTGTGGATTTAGTTGGAGTTTTTAATAAGGTTAAGGAAAATCCAATTCCTCTTTCAAATGATACCTCATTTGGGGTAGGTTATGCTCCTCTTAGTGAGACTGAGAAGATAGTACTCGAAACTGAAAGGTTACTAAACAGTGAGGAGTTTAAGAAGAAGTGGCCAGCTGTTGGAGAAGACATTAAGGTTATGGGCCTTAGGAAGGGAGAAGAGATTGACCTCACAATAGCGGCTGCAATAGTTGATAGTGAGGTTCAGAATCCACAGGAATATATGGAAGTTAAAGAGGGTATATATAATGCTATTAAAGAATTAACTTCTAAATACACGAATAGAGACGTGAACATATACGTTAATACTGCGGATGATCCAGATAAGGATATTTACTACATAACAGTAACTGGAACCTCCGCAGAAGCCGGCGACGATGGAAGCGTTGGAAGGGGTAACAGAGTTAATGGTCTAATAACTCCAAACAGACACATGAGTATGGAAGCAGCAGGTGGCAAGAATCCAGTTAGCCATGTGGGTAAAATATACAACATTCTTGCCAACTTAATAGCAAGGGATATTGCAGAAGAGGTTGAAGGTGTCCAAGAAGTATATGTGAGGATTCTCAGCCAGATCGGGAAACCTATTGACGAACCTCTTGTGGCAAGTATACAAGCTATTCCAAAACCAGGTTACAAAGTTGAACAATTTGAAAGACAGACATACGAGATAGCAGATGAGTGGTTAGCAAATATAACAAAAATCCAAAAAATGATATTGGAAGACAAAATCAACGTCTTCTGA
- a CDS encoding valine--tRNA ligase: MLSKSYDPNEIESKWQKFWLEEGIYKYRLDEKRPAYSIDTPPPFTSGTLHLGHVLSHTWIDIVARYKRMRGYNVLFPQGFDNHGLPTELKVEKEFGISKDQPEEFLKKCIEWTWQAIEAMRNQFIRIGYSADWELEYHTMDDEYKALVQKSLLEFYKKGLLYQDKHPVYWCPRCKTSLAKAEVGYVEEDGYLYYIKLPIAGEEDYIPIATTRPELMPACVAVFVHPEDERYKNKVGKKVKLPIFEREVPIIADEDVDPEFGTGAVYNCTYGDEQDVLWQKRYNLPVIITINEDGTMNENAGKYKGLTAEQAKEAIVKDLEEMGLLYKKKQVHHRVLRHTERSSCRAPIELLPKKQWFIKVKELTDEIVKVSEQIRWYPPDMFLRLKDWAESMDWDWVISRQRVFGTPIPFWVCKDCGEIIPAREEDLPVDPRFNGAPVDKCPKCGSTNLEGVKDVLDCWVDSSITPLVISKWQKDEKWFSHNFPTSLRPQGTDIIRTWGFYTIFRTYILTGEKPWDDILINGMVAGPDGRKMSKSYGNVVSPEEVIPKYGADALRLWTALAPPGEDHPFKWEIVDYNYRFLQKLWNIFRFAERHIKDFDYEEYKDIELEPLDKWILSRLHRLIKFATEELEKYRFNLLTRELMTFVWHEVADDYIEMIKHRLYGEDEESKLKAKMVLYELLYNITLLLGPLAPHITEELYQEMFKDKVGAKSVHLLEWPEYREDRVDEEAERIGKFASEIIGAMRRYKNSHGLALNAKLKHVAIYATDSYEILKALERDIAGTMNIEKLEIIKGEPELEEKIAEIKPNFKTVGPKYGKLVPKITAYLKENAEEVAKALKEVGKVEFEVDGQKVELGKDDIVLRKAVFSEGEEVETAVVEDAVIVFF; the protein is encoded by the coding sequence ATGCTTTCAAAGAGCTATGATCCAAATGAAATAGAGTCTAAATGGCAGAAATTCTGGCTTGAAGAGGGAATATACAAATACAGGCTCGACGAAAAGAGGCCGGCCTATTCTATAGACACTCCTCCCCCGTTCACGAGCGGAACGCTGCACCTCGGGCACGTGCTTAGTCATACGTGGATAGACATAGTAGCTAGATACAAGAGAATGAGAGGTTATAATGTCCTCTTTCCGCAGGGTTTTGACAACCACGGCCTTCCAACGGAACTCAAAGTAGAGAAAGAGTTCGGAATAAGCAAAGATCAACCCGAAGAGTTCCTTAAGAAGTGTATAGAATGGACCTGGCAGGCCATTGAGGCCATGAGAAATCAGTTCATCAGAATAGGTTATTCAGCAGATTGGGAATTAGAATATCATACGATGGATGATGAGTACAAAGCTTTAGTGCAAAAGTCCCTTCTTGAGTTCTACAAGAAAGGCCTTCTTTACCAGGACAAACATCCCGTTTATTGGTGTCCAAGGTGTAAGACAAGCTTGGCAAAGGCTGAAGTAGGGTATGTGGAAGAGGATGGTTACCTTTACTACATCAAGCTCCCAATTGCCGGGGAAGAAGATTACATTCCAATAGCTACTACAAGGCCCGAGCTTATGCCGGCATGTGTGGCTGTCTTTGTCCACCCAGAAGATGAGCGCTATAAGAATAAAGTGGGTAAAAAGGTAAAGCTCCCAATTTTTGAGAGAGAGGTACCAATAATAGCTGATGAAGACGTGGATCCTGAATTTGGTACCGGAGCCGTTTATAACTGTACCTATGGTGATGAACAAGACGTATTATGGCAAAAACGTTACAACCTGCCTGTGATTATAACCATAAATGAAGATGGCACTATGAATGAAAATGCCGGCAAGTATAAGGGACTAACAGCAGAACAAGCAAAAGAAGCGATAGTGAAAGATCTGGAAGAAATGGGCCTCCTTTATAAGAAGAAGCAGGTGCACCACCGTGTTCTTAGACACACTGAAAGAAGTTCATGCAGGGCCCCTATCGAACTATTACCCAAGAAACAGTGGTTTATAAAAGTAAAAGAGCTTACCGATGAAATAGTGAAGGTGTCAGAGCAAATAAGGTGGTACCCACCAGACATGTTCCTAAGACTAAAGGATTGGGCCGAGAGTATGGATTGGGACTGGGTAATAAGCAGACAGAGAGTTTTTGGGACTCCAATTCCATTTTGGGTATGTAAAGACTGTGGCGAGATAATCCCTGCAAGAGAGGAAGACTTACCAGTGGATCCAAGATTCAACGGAGCACCTGTAGATAAATGTCCCAAATGTGGAAGTACCAACCTAGAAGGGGTAAAAGACGTTCTTGATTGTTGGGTGGATTCATCTATAACCCCGCTTGTAATAAGCAAATGGCAAAAAGATGAAAAATGGTTCAGTCACAACTTCCCCACATCCCTAAGACCTCAAGGGACAGACATCATACGAACATGGGGTTTCTATACAATCTTCAGGACTTACATTCTAACTGGAGAGAAGCCTTGGGACGATATACTCATCAATGGTATGGTGGCAGGCCCAGATGGAAGGAAAATGAGCAAGAGTTATGGAAACGTGGTTTCACCGGAAGAAGTGATTCCAAAATATGGTGCTGATGCATTAAGACTTTGGACAGCCCTGGCCCCACCTGGAGAGGATCATCCATTCAAGTGGGAAATCGTGGACTACAACTACCGCTTCCTCCAAAAGTTATGGAACATCTTCCGTTTTGCAGAAAGACATATCAAAGACTTTGATTACGAAGAGTACAAAGATATAGAACTCGAACCCCTTGACAAGTGGATACTCTCTAGACTTCACCGTTTAATAAAATTTGCCACCGAAGAACTCGAAAAGTACCGCTTCAACCTTCTCACTAGAGAATTAATGACCTTTGTATGGCACGAGGTTGCAGATGACTACATAGAGATGATAAAGCACCGCCTATACGGAGAGGATGAGGAGAGCAAGTTAAAGGCCAAGATGGTTCTCTACGAGCTCCTGTACAACATAACACTGCTCCTCGGACCCCTTGCACCCCATATAACGGAAGAGCTCTACCAAGAGATGTTTAAAGACAAGGTCGGAGCCAAAAGCGTGCACCTCCTAGAGTGGCCAGAATACAGAGAGGACAGAGTAGATGAAGAAGCAGAGAGGATCGGAAAGTTTGCCAGTGAGATAATTGGAGCAATGAGAAGATATAAGAACTCCCATGGACTGGCTTTGAATGCTAAACTCAAACACGTGGCAATTTATGCAACGGACAGCTACGAAATATTGAAAGCCCTCGAAAGGGACATTGCTGGAACAATGAACATCGAAAAGCTCGAAATAATCAAGGGCGAGCCAGAACTTGAGGAGAAGATTGCCGAAATCAAGCCGAACTTCAAGACCGTTGGACCAAAATACGGAAAGCTCGTGCCAAAGATAACAGCTTACCTCAAGGAGAACGCCGAGGAGGTTGCAAAGGCTCTCAAGGAGGTAGGAAAGGTAGAGTTCGAGGTCGACGGACAAAAGGTAGAGCTTGGCAAGGATGACATCGTGCTCAGGAAGGCAGTGTTCAGTGAAGGGGAAGAGGTAGAGACCGCGGTAGTAGAGGACGCGGTCATAGTGTTCTTCTGA
- the trm10 gene encoding tRNA (guanine(9)-/adenine(9)-N1)-methyltransferase, whose amino-acid sequence MKKLSDVFKELLKEKGIDKVGSLSRRIPKRDSSRPLQEIAIAVLEGKGVIVKVNEPTTIAWDLEGKPTKGALFAYLPLNSSHLKKFEIVVEGKDLRERLCQQKWPYFIIDFMHWEKHREKEKKKVALQASQSYGIIRDYLWGDRLALTWVNEEFKELANFPLEKVTAYEGATWEFLKKEGIERVVLLDPWADKDLSENDFSTEAFIIGGIVDTGGTKKKTTPKIGEELEKRGIKVLRRKISLRGDIIGVPDRINLILEIVLKMILEGKPMDDAVLEVQSPLHAKWRLRKELPKHKKRFLIDGKKFLVVEKELFNEYSKWLNIRWEDFVQVLRELNFVALERKRIQQLNKISSPRIINGKLYRVILLKRAMMLCYNC is encoded by the coding sequence ATGAAAAAGCTCAGTGATGTTTTCAAAGAACTTCTCAAGGAAAAGGGAATTGACAAGGTCGGAAGCCTATCGAGGAGAATCCCCAAGAGAGACTCCAGCAGACCACTGCAAGAGATAGCCATAGCGGTTCTTGAGGGAAAAGGCGTAATCGTGAAGGTAAATGAGCCAACGACGATAGCCTGGGATTTGGAAGGAAAGCCAACAAAAGGTGCTCTTTTTGCATATCTGCCATTAAATTCCTCGCATCTAAAAAAGTTTGAAATTGTTGTTGAAGGTAAAGACCTCAGAGAAAGACTTTGCCAGCAAAAGTGGCCGTATTTTATAATTGACTTCATGCATTGGGAAAAGCACAGAGAGAAAGAAAAGAAGAAAGTGGCCCTTCAAGCATCTCAAAGCTATGGTATAATAAGAGACTACCTGTGGGGAGACAGGTTAGCGCTTACATGGGTTAACGAGGAATTTAAGGAACTAGCAAACTTCCCCTTAGAGAAGGTTACCGCCTACGAGGGAGCAACGTGGGAGTTTCTCAAAAAAGAAGGAATAGAGAGGGTTGTTCTCCTCGACCCATGGGCTGACAAAGACCTTAGTGAAAACGATTTCTCCACTGAGGCATTTATAATTGGGGGAATTGTCGATACCGGGGGAACAAAGAAGAAAACCACGCCTAAAATAGGAGAAGAGCTTGAAAAGAGGGGAATAAAAGTCCTGAGAAGAAAGATTTCGCTGAGGGGGGATATAATTGGTGTCCCCGATAGAATAAACCTCATTCTCGAGATTGTTCTCAAAATGATTCTGGAGGGTAAACCCATGGATGATGCAGTTCTGGAAGTCCAGTCACCACTTCACGCAAAGTGGAGGTTAAGGAAAGAGCTGCCAAAACACAAGAAAAGGTTTTTAATAGACGGAAAGAAGTTCTTGGTCGTTGAAAAGGAGCTCTTCAATGAATACTCAAAGTGGCTCAACATAAGGTGGGAAGATTTTGTCCAGGTTTTAAGGGAGCTCAACTTCGTAGCCCTTGAGAGGAAAAGAATCCAGCAACTAAACAAGATTTCAAGCCCTAGGATAATCAACGGCAAGCTTTACAGGGTTATTCTGCTGAAAAGAGCTATGATGCTCTGCTATAACTGTTAA
- the htpX gene encoding zinc metalloprotease HtpX translates to MGLGMWLRTGVLMAFLTGLLMAIGYVLGNETGMMFAFMFALVMNFFSYWYSDKIVLTWYRARILEEDEAPELYEIVRGLAQEAGIPTPKIAIVPTETPNAFATGRNPKNAVVAVTQGLLRILNRDELEGVIAHELSHIKNRDVLIQTLAAVMAGAIMMVARWAGWMLWLGGFGGRDRDRDASGALGAILLIVLAPIAAMLIQMAISRAREYLADETGAKISGKPWALARALEKIEHAVSMRPIKNGNPATAHMFIINPFRGVSFAELFSTHPPTQKRIERLRKIAENMGIAF, encoded by the coding sequence ATGGGTCTAGGCATGTGGCTGAGAACCGGAGTGCTTATGGCCTTTTTAACCGGTCTCTTAATGGCGATAGGGTATGTTCTGGGTAACGAAACTGGTATGATGTTTGCTTTCATGTTCGCATTAGTGATGAATTTCTTCAGCTACTGGTATAGTGACAAGATCGTCTTAACTTGGTATCGAGCAAGAATTTTAGAGGAAGATGAAGCTCCTGAGCTTTATGAGATAGTGAGAGGATTGGCTCAGGAAGCTGGAATCCCCACTCCCAAGATTGCAATTGTACCAACTGAAACACCAAATGCATTTGCCACAGGAAGAAACCCAAAAAATGCTGTGGTGGCAGTAACTCAAGGGCTTTTGAGGATATTAAACAGAGATGAACTTGAAGGAGTTATAGCTCACGAGTTAAGTCACATCAAAAACAGGGACGTCTTGATTCAAACTTTGGCCGCTGTTATGGCCGGGGCAATAATGATGGTAGCAAGATGGGCCGGATGGATGCTCTGGCTCGGAGGGTTTGGAGGAAGAGATAGAGATAGAGATGCGAGCGGCGCATTAGGTGCAATACTCCTAATAGTTTTGGCTCCAATAGCAGCAATGCTCATCCAGATGGCGATAAGCAGGGCAAGAGAATATCTGGCAGATGAAACAGGAGCAAAGATAAGTGGAAAACCATGGGCATTGGCAAGGGCCCTTGAGAAGATTGAACATGCTGTTTCAATGAGGCCTATCAAAAACGGTAATCCAGCAACGGCGCACATGTTTATAATAAACCCATTCAGAGGAGTCAGCTTTGCAGAGTTATTCTCCACACACCCACCAACACAGAAAAGAATTGAAAGGCTTAGGAAGATTGCAGAAAACATGGGAATTGCCTTCTGA
- a CDS encoding translin family protein, giving the protein MNISEIINEIRKVLDEKDEMREKALRLTRDIVRLSGDCIKALHRGDLEIAEERLKMAEKLVSELKEILTEHKDLYFTGYVQNAHQEYVEANLFYHYLLDEEFPHPKEIGIPETAYALGIGDFIGELRRYFLNLLLNDKIEKAQEVYAFMEKLYDELATLEYPKGLVNIRQKQDQARYILERTLEDLTRAKINKNLEKKLEEWRNEP; this is encoded by the coding sequence ATGAATATTTCTGAAATAATCAACGAAATAAGAAAGGTTCTAGATGAAAAAGATGAGATGCGAGAAAAAGCACTCCGACTCACTAGGGATATTGTTAGGCTAAGTGGTGATTGTATAAAGGCCCTTCACCGAGGAGATCTCGAAATCGCTGAAGAAAGATTGAAAATGGCTGAAAAGTTGGTGAGTGAATTGAAAGAGATACTCACAGAGCATAAAGATCTTTATTTCACCGGTTACGTCCAAAATGCCCATCAAGAGTATGTAGAAGCCAATCTCTTCTACCACTATCTTCTGGATGAAGAATTCCCACATCCAAAAGAAATCGGAATTCCAGAGACAGCTTATGCCTTAGGTATAGGAGATTTCATTGGAGAGTTAAGAAGGTACTTTCTAAATCTTTTGTTGAATGACAAAATCGAGAAGGCCCAAGAAGTGTATGCATTCATGGAAAAACTCTACGACGAGCTTGCCACGCTGGAATATCCGAAAGGATTAGTGAATATAAGGCAAAAACAAGATCAAGCTAGATATATTCTCGAACGAACTCTCGAAGATCTTACCCGTGCCAAAATTAACAAAAATTTAGAGAAAAAACTCGAGGAGTGGAGAAATGAACCTTAA
- a CDS encoding AAA family ATPase: MLFDLRPKNRREEIFDREKEFKDLEKSVEVYPMTIILGIRRVGKSSILRAYLNENPGILIDCRNLYAESGYLTKEDLIRNLQSKAGLLNKITSKFKISVNLKFLTIEPGELSLREIFEELNRIGEKTGKFIIAFDEAQYLRFYGSRGGRELLALFAYAYDNLPNLRLILTGSEIGLLHDFLSITNYESSLYGRPGGEIIMKPFDKKTSIEFLKYGFNEAKVEIDEEEIKKAVEILDGVPGWLVIFGVEYLKNGNFEKAIQRTFEIARGLVVGELKELKKRSPRYVEILKSIALGYNRWSLIRDYLKVRGDNISDPRLYALIENLKKMSWIVEEDERYKIADPVVATMLKS; encoded by the coding sequence GTGTTGTTTGATCTGAGACCAAAGAACAGAAGAGAGGAAATATTTGATAGAGAAAAAGAGTTTAAAGATCTCGAAAAAAGCGTAGAAGTGTATCCAATGACTATCATATTGGGCATTAGGAGAGTTGGAAAGAGTTCTATTCTGCGAGCATATCTCAATGAAAATCCCGGAATTTTAATTGACTGCAGAAATTTGTACGCAGAAAGCGGATATCTAACGAAGGAAGATCTCATAAGAAACCTTCAATCAAAAGCAGGATTGCTAAATAAGATAACATCAAAATTTAAAATATCAGTTAACTTGAAGTTCTTAACAATAGAGCCCGGAGAGCTTTCTTTAAGAGAGATCTTCGAAGAGTTAAACAGAATTGGAGAAAAAACAGGGAAATTCATAATAGCCTTTGACGAGGCTCAATACCTTCGATTTTATGGATCGAGGGGTGGAAGAGAACTTTTAGCATTGTTTGCCTACGCATATGATAACCTTCCAAACTTGAGACTTATACTAACAGGCTCAGAAATCGGGCTTCTTCATGACTTCCTCAGTATAACTAACTATGAGAGTTCCCTTTATGGAAGACCCGGCGGAGAGATTATAATGAAGCCATTTGACAAAAAAACGTCCATCGAATTCCTTAAGTATGGATTTAACGAAGCCAAAGTTGAGATTGATGAAGAGGAAATAAAAAAAGCCGTGGAGATTTTGGATGGGGTACCGGGCTGGCTCGTAATCTTTGGAGTGGAATACTTAAAAAATGGGAACTTTGAAAAGGCCATTCAGAGAACATTTGAAATCGCAAGAGGCCTTGTAGTTGGAGAACTAAAGGAACTGAAGAAAAGAAGTCCCAGGTATGTTGAGATCTTGAAGAGCATAGCCCTCGGCTACAACAGATGGAGCCTCATAAGGGACTATTTAAAGGTTAGGGGGGACAACATATCTGATCCCCGGTTGTATGCGCTTATTGAGAATTTAAAAAAGATGAGCTGGATAGTTGAAGAAGATGAGAGATACAAAATAGCGGATCCCGTTGTGGCGACCATGTTGAAAAGCTGA
- a CDS encoding DUF120 domain-containing protein, which produces MEELKLLISIAKRGGVGEKVRITLRELSQEIGTSPQSVMRKLEALEKEGYVIKDTSGKRTLVEVTSSGIQLLESIFEEIGKILYGNYIVGEVVSGVGEGKYYVEQYKERIREYLGFRPYPGTLNILVVFPKTIYEALYNVEPITIPGFSKDGRTFGDVKAYKVRINGIDGAIVVPSRTIHPPKVAEIIAPACLRKKLNLKDGSKVKVEVIK; this is translated from the coding sequence ATGGAGGAACTTAAACTGCTCATATCAATTGCAAAGCGGGGAGGCGTTGGGGAGAAGGTTAGAATAACCTTGAGGGAACTTTCTCAAGAAATTGGAACTTCACCACAATCAGTTATGCGGAAGCTTGAAGCTTTGGAAAAAGAAGGATATGTAATCAAAGATACTTCCGGAAAAAGAACGCTTGTTGAAGTAACTTCTTCAGGAATTCAACTTTTGGAATCTATTTTTGAAGAAATAGGCAAGATACTCTATGGAAACTACATTGTTGGAGAGGTAGTGTCCGGAGTAGGTGAAGGGAAATATTATGTAGAACAATATAAAGAGAGAATAAGGGAATACCTTGGCTTTAGGCCATATCCTGGAACTTTGAACATCTTAGTGGTTTTCCCCAAGACGATTTATGAGGCTCTTTACAATGTTGAGCCCATAACAATACCTGGATTCTCAAAAGATGGAAGAACGTTTGGAGATGTAAAGGCATACAAAGTAAGAATAAATGGGATTGATGGGGCAATAGTGGTTCCTTCAAGAACAATTCATCCTCCTAAAGTTGCAGAAATTATCGCCCCCGCATGCCTTAGAAAAAAACTCAACCTAAAAGATGGTTCCAAAGTTAAAGTGGAGGTTATAAAGTGA